One Brassica napus cultivar Da-Ae chromosome C4, Da-Ae, whole genome shotgun sequence genomic region harbors:
- the LOC106391974 gene encoding probable RNA-binding protein ARP1 isoform X1, whose product MAQQRQFQMEGGNNDTKLTKIFVGGLAWETQKDTMRRYFEQFGEIVEAVVITDKNTGRSKGYGFVTFMEAEAAMRACQNMNPVIDGRRANCNLAFLGAHKPRPPTSPRHGTGRFRSPGGAGLVAPSPQFRGSSSSSALAHHHQQQQHVGQFPFPYSSYGFSGYSQQGMYPMNYYNNHLYGGQQYSPYMGPPSSGSTGMFHGYYPYYPQYNPAQSSNQAQAQTHHHGFSFQYTATTPPPLLQYPYLPHQQFSSQPPPPPILSLPTSLALSLASSASSSSSLSTSTSVCFVLAATTATKAVVIITTTAEAEASNRDGHEAITSSSIKIED is encoded by the exons ATGGCTCAGCAGAGACAGTTTCAGATGGAAGGTGGTAATAACGATACGAAGCTGACGAAAATCTTCGTTGGAGGATTAGCATGGGAGACGCAGAAAGATACAATGAGACGTTACTTCGAACAGTTTGGTGAAATAGTAGAAGCTGTCGTCATCACCGATAAGAACACTGGCAGATCCAAAGGCTATGGCTTT GTGACGTTTATGGAAGCGGAAGCAGCTATGAGAGCCTGTCAGAATATGAATCCTGTGATTGATGGAAGAAGAGCTAATTGCAATCTTGCTTTTCTTGGTGCTCACAAACCTCGTCCTCCTACTTCTCCTAGACATg GAACAGGGAGATTTAGGTCACCAGGAGGAGCAGGATTAGTGGCTCCTTCTCCTCAGTTTCGaggctcttcttcttcctctgctttggctcatcatcatcaacaacaacaacacgtTGGTCAATTCCCATTTCCTTACTCTTCTTACGG aTTTTCTGGTTATTCTCAACAGGGAATGTACCCAATG AATTACTACAACAATCATCTCTATGGAGGACAACAGTATTCTCCATATATGGGACCTCCATCTTCGGGATCAACAGGAATGTTCCATGGCTACTATCCTTACTATCCTCAGTACAATCCAGCACAAAGTAGCAATCAAGCTCAAGCTCAAACACATCATCATGGTTTCAGCTTTCAATACACTGCTACTACTCCTCCTCCTCTTTTGCAATACCCTTACTTGCCTCATCAGCAATTCAGTTCCCAGCCTCCTCCACCACCAATCCTCTCCCTCCCAACCTCTTTGGCTCTATCATTAGCATCTtcagcttcatcttcttcctctttgtcAACCTCGACTTCAG TTTGTTTTGTATTAGCTGCAACAACTGCAACAAAAGCAGTTGTTATAATTACTACAACAGCAGAAGCTGAAGCTAGCAACAGAGATGGTCATGAAGCAATTACATCATCATCCATCAAGATAGAGGATTGA
- the LOC106391974 gene encoding probable RNA-binding protein ARP1 isoform X3: MAQQRQFQMEGGNNDTKLTKIFVGGLAWETQKDTMRRYFEQFGEIVEAVVITDKNTGRSKGYGFVTFMEAEAAMRACQNMNPVIDGRRANCNLAFLGAHKPRPPTSPRHGTGRFRSPGGAGLVAPSPQFRGSSSSSALAHHHQQQQHVGQFPFPYSSYGFSGYSQQGMYPMNYYNNHLYGGQQYSPYMGPPSSGSTGMFHGYYPYYPQYNPAQSSNQAQAQTHHHGFSFQYTATTPPPLLQYPYLPHQQFSSQPPPPPILSLPTSLALSLASSASSSSSLSTSTSAATTATKAVVIITTTAEAEASNRDGHEAITSSSIKIED; the protein is encoded by the exons ATGGCTCAGCAGAGACAGTTTCAGATGGAAGGTGGTAATAACGATACGAAGCTGACGAAAATCTTCGTTGGAGGATTAGCATGGGAGACGCAGAAAGATACAATGAGACGTTACTTCGAACAGTTTGGTGAAATAGTAGAAGCTGTCGTCATCACCGATAAGAACACTGGCAGATCCAAAGGCTATGGCTTT GTGACGTTTATGGAAGCGGAAGCAGCTATGAGAGCCTGTCAGAATATGAATCCTGTGATTGATGGAAGAAGAGCTAATTGCAATCTTGCTTTTCTTGGTGCTCACAAACCTCGTCCTCCTACTTCTCCTAGACATg GAACAGGGAGATTTAGGTCACCAGGAGGAGCAGGATTAGTGGCTCCTTCTCCTCAGTTTCGaggctcttcttcttcctctgctttggctcatcatcatcaacaacaacaacacgtTGGTCAATTCCCATTTCCTTACTCTTCTTACGG aTTTTCTGGTTATTCTCAACAGGGAATGTACCCAATG AATTACTACAACAATCATCTCTATGGAGGACAACAGTATTCTCCATATATGGGACCTCCATCTTCGGGATCAACAGGAATGTTCCATGGCTACTATCCTTACTATCCTCAGTACAATCCAGCACAAAGTAGCAATCAAGCTCAAGCTCAAACACATCATCATGGTTTCAGCTTTCAATACACTGCTACTACTCCTCCTCCTCTTTTGCAATACCCTTACTTGCCTCATCAGCAATTCAGTTCCCAGCCTCCTCCACCACCAATCCTCTCCCTCCCAACCTCTTTGGCTCTATCATTAGCATCTtcagcttcatcttcttcctctttgtcAACCTCGACTTCAG CTGCAACAACTGCAACAAAAGCAGTTGTTATAATTACTACAACAGCAGAAGCTGAAGCTAGCAACAGAGATGGTCATGAAGCAATTACATCATCATCCATCAAGATAGAGGATTGA
- the LOC106391974 gene encoding probable RNA-binding protein ARP1 isoform X4, giving the protein MAQQRQFQMEGGNNDTKLTKIFVGGLAWETQKDTMRRYFEQFGEIVEAVVITDKNTGRSKGYGFVTFMEAEAAMRACQNMNPVIDGRRANCNLAFLGAHKPRPPTSPRHGRFRSPGGAGLVAPSPQFRGSSSSSALAHHHQQQQHVGQFPFPYSSYGFSGYSQQGMYPMNYYNNHLYGGQQYSPYMGPPSSGSTGMFHGYYPYYPQYNPAQSSNQAQAQTHHHGFSFQYTATTPPPLLQYPYLPHQQFSSQPPPPPILSLPTSLALSLASSASSSSSLSTSTSAATTATKAVVIITTTAEAEASNRDGHEAITSSSIKIED; this is encoded by the exons ATGGCTCAGCAGAGACAGTTTCAGATGGAAGGTGGTAATAACGATACGAAGCTGACGAAAATCTTCGTTGGAGGATTAGCATGGGAGACGCAGAAAGATACAATGAGACGTTACTTCGAACAGTTTGGTGAAATAGTAGAAGCTGTCGTCATCACCGATAAGAACACTGGCAGATCCAAAGGCTATGGCTTT GTGACGTTTATGGAAGCGGAAGCAGCTATGAGAGCCTGTCAGAATATGAATCCTGTGATTGATGGAAGAAGAGCTAATTGCAATCTTGCTTTTCTTGGTGCTCACAAACCTCGTCCTCCTACTTCTCCTAGACATg GGAGATTTAGGTCACCAGGAGGAGCAGGATTAGTGGCTCCTTCTCCTCAGTTTCGaggctcttcttcttcctctgctttggctcatcatcatcaacaacaacaacacgtTGGTCAATTCCCATTTCCTTACTCTTCTTACGG aTTTTCTGGTTATTCTCAACAGGGAATGTACCCAATG AATTACTACAACAATCATCTCTATGGAGGACAACAGTATTCTCCATATATGGGACCTCCATCTTCGGGATCAACAGGAATGTTCCATGGCTACTATCCTTACTATCCTCAGTACAATCCAGCACAAAGTAGCAATCAAGCTCAAGCTCAAACACATCATCATGGTTTCAGCTTTCAATACACTGCTACTACTCCTCCTCCTCTTTTGCAATACCCTTACTTGCCTCATCAGCAATTCAGTTCCCAGCCTCCTCCACCACCAATCCTCTCCCTCCCAACCTCTTTGGCTCTATCATTAGCATCTtcagcttcatcttcttcctctttgtcAACCTCGACTTCAG CTGCAACAACTGCAACAAAAGCAGTTGTTATAATTACTACAACAGCAGAAGCTGAAGCTAGCAACAGAGATGGTCATGAAGCAATTACATCATCATCCATCAAGATAGAGGATTGA
- the LOC106391974 gene encoding probable RNA-binding protein ARP1 isoform X2, with protein sequence MAQQRQFQMEGGNNDTKLTKIFVGGLAWETQKDTMRRYFEQFGEIVEAVVITDKNTGRSKGYGFVTFMEAEAAMRACQNMNPVIDGRRANCNLAFLGAHKPRPPTSPRHGRFRSPGGAGLVAPSPQFRGSSSSSALAHHHQQQQHVGQFPFPYSSYGFSGYSQQGMYPMNYYNNHLYGGQQYSPYMGPPSSGSTGMFHGYYPYYPQYNPAQSSNQAQAQTHHHGFSFQYTATTPPPLLQYPYLPHQQFSSQPPPPPILSLPTSLALSLASSASSSSSLSTSTSVCFVLAATTATKAVVIITTTAEAEASNRDGHEAITSSSIKIED encoded by the exons ATGGCTCAGCAGAGACAGTTTCAGATGGAAGGTGGTAATAACGATACGAAGCTGACGAAAATCTTCGTTGGAGGATTAGCATGGGAGACGCAGAAAGATACAATGAGACGTTACTTCGAACAGTTTGGTGAAATAGTAGAAGCTGTCGTCATCACCGATAAGAACACTGGCAGATCCAAAGGCTATGGCTTT GTGACGTTTATGGAAGCGGAAGCAGCTATGAGAGCCTGTCAGAATATGAATCCTGTGATTGATGGAAGAAGAGCTAATTGCAATCTTGCTTTTCTTGGTGCTCACAAACCTCGTCCTCCTACTTCTCCTAGACATg GGAGATTTAGGTCACCAGGAGGAGCAGGATTAGTGGCTCCTTCTCCTCAGTTTCGaggctcttcttcttcctctgctttggctcatcatcatcaacaacaacaacacgtTGGTCAATTCCCATTTCCTTACTCTTCTTACGG aTTTTCTGGTTATTCTCAACAGGGAATGTACCCAATG AATTACTACAACAATCATCTCTATGGAGGACAACAGTATTCTCCATATATGGGACCTCCATCTTCGGGATCAACAGGAATGTTCCATGGCTACTATCCTTACTATCCTCAGTACAATCCAGCACAAAGTAGCAATCAAGCTCAAGCTCAAACACATCATCATGGTTTCAGCTTTCAATACACTGCTACTACTCCTCCTCCTCTTTTGCAATACCCTTACTTGCCTCATCAGCAATTCAGTTCCCAGCCTCCTCCACCACCAATCCTCTCCCTCCCAACCTCTTTGGCTCTATCATTAGCATCTtcagcttcatcttcttcctctttgtcAACCTCGACTTCAG TTTGTTTTGTATTAGCTGCAACAACTGCAACAAAAGCAGTTGTTATAATTACTACAACAGCAGAAGCTGAAGCTAGCAACAGAGATGGTCATGAAGCAATTACATCATCATCCATCAAGATAGAGGATTGA